A genomic stretch from Achromobacter spanius includes:
- a CDS encoding cysteine hydrolase family protein has protein sequence MEFPQWVQDRVVARQGCLHPYDELPAGRTAVVVVDMQQYFTLPGYQGECAPAREIIAPVNRLCDAVRAAGGTVVWVQTASDNADAFWSHHHGVMLTPERSKRRLETLRRDSPGFQLHPDLHAADTDLRVVKRFYSAMAPGSSELEPLLRGLGVDTLLIAGTVTNVCCESTARDAMMRDFRTIMVDDALAAVTPAEHEHSLQGWMLFFGDVLSVDEVTARLTSAQAVRKTA, from the coding sequence ATGGAATTTCCGCAATGGGTACAAGACCGCGTCGTGGCCCGCCAAGGTTGCCTGCATCCGTATGACGAACTGCCCGCCGGCCGTACCGCGGTGGTGGTGGTCGACATGCAGCAGTATTTCACCCTGCCCGGCTATCAGGGTGAATGCGCCCCCGCCCGCGAGATCATCGCCCCCGTCAACCGCCTGTGCGACGCGGTGCGCGCGGCGGGTGGCACGGTGGTGTGGGTGCAGACGGCGTCCGACAATGCCGACGCCTTCTGGTCGCACCATCACGGCGTGATGCTGACGCCCGAGCGCAGCAAGCGCCGGCTGGAAACGCTGCGCCGCGATTCGCCGGGCTTTCAACTGCACCCCGACCTGCATGCGGCCGATACCGACCTGCGCGTGGTCAAGCGCTTTTACAGCGCCATGGCGCCGGGTTCGTCTGAACTGGAACCGCTGTTGCGCGGCTTGGGCGTGGACACCCTGCTGATCGCCGGCACCGTCACCAACGTGTGCTGCGAGTCCACCGCACGCGACGCCATGATGCGCGACTTCCGCACGATCATGGTGGACGACGCGCTGGCGGCCGTGACGCCGGCCGAGCACGAGCATTCGCTGCAGGGGTGGATGCTGTTCTTTGGCGACGTGCTGTCGGTGGACGAGGTGACGGCGCGACTGACGTCCGCCCAGGCCGTGCGCAAGACCGCCTGA
- the gltX gene encoding glutamate--tRNA ligase — MTSNATSPIRTRFAPSPTGFLHLGGARTALFSWAFARHHQGTFVLRIEDTDVERSTPEAVQAILDSMEWLGMQPDEGPFYQMQRMDRYREVVAQMLAAGTAYHCYSSPEEVEAMREAARARGDKPRYDGTWRPEPGKTLPAVPEGRKPVVRFKNPQEGATSWNDMVKGTISFDNTELDDLIIARPDGTPTYNFCVVVDDWDMGITHVLRGDDHVNNTPRQINILRALGATLPEYGHVPMILGPDGEKLSKRHGAVNVMEYDNEGYLPEAMINYLARLGWSHGDDELFSREQLVSWFDTKHLSKSASQWDPKKLNWVNAHYIKQMDNAELAERVAPRVANRGGHPEKIDLPGVMGLLKDRAETLEQLADGAMLFCAPFTPAAPELVEQHLTPAAREALADFALRAKDIDWTREALSALIKAVLADRGLKMPQLAIPLRVAVTGQTQTPAVDAVLALLGKETVLGRLGGI, encoded by the coding sequence ATGACTTCCAACGCCACTTCCCCCATCCGTACCCGCTTCGCGCCTTCGCCCACGGGCTTTTTGCACCTGGGCGGCGCGCGCACCGCGCTGTTTTCCTGGGCGTTCGCACGCCATCACCAAGGCACGTTCGTGCTGCGCATTGAAGACACGGACGTCGAGCGCTCCACGCCGGAAGCCGTGCAGGCCATTCTGGACAGCATGGAATGGCTGGGCATGCAGCCCGACGAAGGCCCCTTCTACCAAATGCAGCGCATGGATCGCTACCGCGAGGTGGTGGCGCAGATGCTGGCCGCCGGCACTGCCTACCATTGCTACAGCTCGCCCGAAGAAGTGGAAGCCATGCGGGAAGCCGCCCGCGCGCGCGGCGACAAGCCGCGCTATGACGGCACCTGGCGCCCGGAACCGGGCAAGACGCTGCCCGCCGTTCCCGAAGGCCGCAAGCCGGTGGTGCGCTTCAAGAATCCCCAGGAAGGCGCCACGTCCTGGAACGACATGGTCAAGGGCACGATCAGCTTCGACAACACCGAACTGGACGACCTGATCATCGCGCGCCCCGACGGCACGCCCACCTACAACTTCTGCGTCGTGGTCGACGACTGGGACATGGGCATCACCCATGTGCTGCGCGGCGATGACCACGTCAACAACACGCCTCGCCAGATCAACATCCTGCGCGCGCTGGGCGCGACGCTGCCCGAATACGGCCACGTGCCGATGATCCTGGGCCCGGATGGCGAAAAGCTGTCCAAGCGCCACGGCGCGGTCAACGTCATGGAGTATGACAACGAGGGCTATCTGCCCGAGGCCATGATCAACTACCTGGCCCGTCTGGGCTGGAGCCACGGCGACGACGAGCTTTTCTCGCGCGAACAATTGGTGTCGTGGTTCGACACCAAGCATTTGTCGAAGTCCGCGTCGCAATGGGATCCGAAGAAGCTGAACTGGGTCAACGCCCACTACATCAAGCAGATGGACAACGCGGAACTGGCCGAGCGCGTAGCACCGCGCGTGGCGAACCGTGGCGGCCATCCGGAAAAGATTGATCTTCCGGGCGTGATGGGCCTGTTGAAAGACCGTGCGGAAACGCTGGAGCAACTGGCCGACGGCGCCATGCTGTTCTGCGCGCCGTTCACGCCCGCCGCACCGGAACTGGTCGAACAGCACCTGACGCCGGCCGCGCGCGAGGCGCTGGCCGACTTCGCGTTGCGGGCCAAGGATATCGACTGGACTCGTGAAGCGCTGTCGGCACTGATCAAGGCCGTGCTGGCTGATCGAGGTTTGAAGATGCCGCAACTGGCGATTCCGCTGCGCGTGGCGGTGACGGGTCAGACGCAAACGCCGGCGGTTGATGCGGTGCTGGCGTTGTTGGGTAAGGAAACGGTGCTGGGACGGTTGGGGGGGATTTAA
- a CDS encoding MFS transporter encodes MPAMSSEARAIALLALAAFVSASAFRICDPMLPQLAAEFGTSTGQAARVVTAFAVAYGVLQMFFGPVGDRYGKYRVVSVATVACALGSAGAVMAESLDMLVLCRAVSGAAGAGIVPLSMAWIGDNVPYERRQATLARFLTGTILGMSAGQLAGGLFADTVGWRWAFASLVAGYLIVGVLLHLEVRRQRAAGFAQVDPNAVRQGFVGQARLVLGTPWARIVLATVFIEGLLVFGALAFAPSYLHERFDISLTAAGALVAVYAVGGLIYTVVAGRILKRLGERGLAVAGGLVLGVAFLSYLLGPVWMWSLLASVLAGFGYYLLHATLQTNATQMVPSARGTAVAWFASCLFMGQAAGVALAGAVVDEIGAAALFGGSAILLPLLGAFFARALKARPKPATP; translated from the coding sequence ATGCCCGCCATGTCTTCTGAAGCACGCGCGATCGCGCTGCTTGCCCTGGCCGCTTTCGTCAGCGCCAGCGCCTTCCGTATCTGTGATCCCATGCTGCCGCAACTGGCGGCGGAATTCGGCACGTCCACCGGGCAGGCTGCTCGCGTGGTGACGGCGTTTGCCGTGGCGTATGGCGTGTTGCAGATGTTCTTCGGCCCGGTGGGCGACCGCTACGGCAAGTACCGCGTCGTCAGCGTGGCGACAGTGGCCTGCGCCTTGGGCAGTGCGGGCGCCGTCATGGCCGAATCCCTGGATATGTTGGTCTTGTGCCGCGCCGTGTCGGGCGCGGCGGGGGCGGGCATCGTCCCGCTGTCCATGGCCTGGATCGGCGACAACGTGCCCTATGAGCGCCGGCAGGCAACGCTGGCGCGCTTTCTGACCGGCACCATCCTCGGCATGTCGGCCGGCCAATTGGCCGGCGGCCTGTTCGCCGATACGGTGGGCTGGCGCTGGGCCTTCGCCTCGCTGGTGGCCGGTTACCTGATTGTCGGCGTCTTGCTGCACCTGGAAGTGCGCCGCCAACGCGCGGCGGGCTTTGCGCAGGTGGACCCCAACGCCGTCCGCCAGGGCTTTGTGGGGCAGGCGCGGCTGGTGTTGGGCACCCCGTGGGCGCGTATCGTGTTGGCGACTGTCTTCATCGAAGGCCTGCTGGTCTTCGGCGCCTTGGCGTTTGCGCCGTCCTACCTGCACGAGCGCTTCGATATTTCGCTGACGGCCGCGGGCGCCTTGGTGGCGGTCTACGCGGTGGGTGGGCTGATCTACACGGTGGTGGCCGGCCGCATTCTCAAGCGCCTGGGCGAACGTGGCTTGGCGGTGGCGGGCGGCCTGGTGCTGGGCGTGGCCTTCCTGTCGTATCTGCTGGGGCCGGTCTGGATGTGGAGCCTGCTGGCCAGCGTGCTGGCCGGCTTTGGCTATTACCTGCTGCACGCCACCCTGCAAACCAACGCCACGCAGATGGTGCCGTCAGCGCGCGGCACCGCCGTGGCCTGGTTTGCATCCTGCCTGTTCATGGGCCAGGCTGCCGGCGTGGCGCTGGCGGGCGCGGTAGTAGACGAGATAGGCGCCGCGGCCCTGTTCGGCGGCTCCGCCATCCTGCTCCCCCTGCTAGGCGCCTTCTTCGCCCGCGCCCTAAAAGCCCGCCCCAAACCCGCCACCCCGTAG
- a CDS encoding indolepyruvate ferredoxin oxidoreductase family protein, which translates to MDGTPAPDPQLDLDYQLADNLTRESGRIFLTGTQALVRIMLTQARVDRERGLNTAGFVSGYRGSPLGGVDMAMWKAKKALDASQISFLPGINEDMAATAVMGTQQAGVRADRNVDGVFAMWYGKGPGVDRAGDALHHGNAAGASRNGGVLVVVGDDHTAVSSSIPHASEASLIGWQMPIVHPTSIDEYETFALWGWALSRYAGTWVAFKAVSETIESGHSFTPAAVQHYDMPADPDMPPEALEYSARDFLSLAVETRMNLRMKAVAAFARRHSIDRLTCAAPRATVGIVTVGKAHLDTMEALSRLGVDTVTANAPVRIYKPGLTWPMDGERLLEFARGLSHILVVEEKGAVVESQIKDLLFNLPERPSVIGKKGFGGETLVPSAGQLRPSLLAQPLATWLTRTAGLPLAADLAAFECQSALSNDADGMRRRPYFCSGCPHSTSTKVPEGSQALSGVGCHYMAAWMDRDTGGLTQMGGEGVDWIGLSRYTKMPHIFQNMGEGTYYHSGYLAIRQAVAARANITYKILFNDAVAMTGGQPVDGPISVPQICQQLRGENVARIVVTSDEPEKYQGVDLGPNIKVHHRRELDAVQRELREIPGVTVLIHDQTCAAEKRRRRKKNQFPDPARRMLINSAVCEGCGDCGVQSNCLSVVPLETPYGRKRAIDQSSCNKDYSCAEGFCPSFVSVMGGKPRKSAAPKTDQERLQRLIEQLPQPATPSLDRPYRLLVAGMGGTGVITIGAIVSMAAHLEGLSAAVLDLTGLAQKGGTVVSHIRLAPAGAPAGPVRLDWQQADAAILCDPVASVAPDSLGALRRGHTQVTVNTYVAPVSEFTRNPDAAMRPEALLAKIRHAAGDANTAAIDAHEAALALFGDSILSNMFMLGYAWQRGGVPLSQAAINRAIELNGVAIAANRAAFDSGRLAAHQPDALESALRPRAQVVQLHVPETFDRAVARRIADLTAYQDARYARVYQEVIEAVAARERELARDTKTPRLAMAVARGLFKLMAYKDEYEVARLYTGDAFQAQLKGQFEGDYSLRFHMAPPIFARKDPRTGVPRKMTLGPRTMTALKLLTRMKGLRGTWFDPFGHTAERKMERALVTEYRQTIDQLLVGLSRDNIAQAATIAGLAETIRGYGHVKAASVEKYRTQLGRLMQSYTAPAPRDMPLRKTA; encoded by the coding sequence ATGGACGGCACTCCCGCCCCCGATCCCCAGTTGGACCTTGACTACCAGCTTGCCGACAACCTCACCCGGGAGTCCGGCCGCATCTTCCTGACGGGGACGCAAGCACTCGTGCGTATCATGCTCACGCAGGCGCGGGTCGACCGCGAACGCGGGCTGAACACGGCGGGCTTTGTGTCGGGCTATCGCGGTTCGCCATTGGGTGGCGTGGACATGGCGATGTGGAAGGCGAAGAAGGCGCTGGACGCCAGCCAGATCTCGTTCCTGCCCGGCATCAATGAAGATATGGCGGCGACCGCCGTCATGGGCACACAGCAGGCCGGCGTGCGCGCCGACCGCAACGTCGATGGCGTGTTTGCCATGTGGTACGGCAAAGGCCCGGGCGTGGACCGCGCGGGCGACGCGCTGCACCACGGCAACGCGGCGGGTGCCTCGCGCAATGGCGGCGTGCTGGTGGTGGTGGGTGATGACCACACCGCCGTGTCGTCGTCCATTCCGCACGCCAGCGAAGCGTCGCTGATCGGCTGGCAGATGCCCATCGTGCATCCGACCTCTATCGACGAATATGAAACGTTCGCGCTGTGGGGCTGGGCGCTGTCGCGCTATGCCGGCACCTGGGTCGCGTTCAAGGCGGTGTCCGAGACCATCGAAAGCGGCCACTCGTTCACGCCGGCCGCCGTACAGCACTACGACATGCCGGCCGACCCCGACATGCCGCCCGAAGCGCTGGAATATTCCGCGCGCGACTTCTTGTCGCTGGCCGTCGAAACGCGCATGAACCTGCGCATGAAAGCGGTTGCCGCGTTTGCGCGCCGCCACAGCATCGACCGCCTGACCTGTGCCGCGCCCCGCGCCACCGTGGGCATTGTCACGGTCGGCAAGGCGCATCTGGACACCATGGAAGCGCTGTCGCGCCTGGGCGTGGACACTGTCACCGCCAACGCACCGGTGCGTATCTACAAGCCGGGCCTGACCTGGCCGATGGACGGCGAACGGCTGCTGGAGTTTGCGCGCGGGCTGTCGCACATTCTGGTGGTTGAAGAAAAAGGCGCCGTGGTCGAAAGCCAGATCAAGGATCTGCTGTTCAATTTGCCCGAGCGCCCGTCGGTCATCGGCAAGAAGGGCTTTGGCGGCGAAACGCTGGTGCCCTCGGCCGGACAATTGCGCCCGTCGCTGCTGGCCCAGCCACTGGCCACCTGGTTGACGCGCACCGCCGGCCTGCCGCTGGCTGCGGACCTGGCGGCGTTCGAATGCCAATCGGCGTTGTCCAATGATGCCGACGGCATGCGCCGCCGCCCATATTTCTGTTCGGGCTGTCCGCACAGCACGTCGACCAAGGTGCCCGAGGGCAGCCAGGCGCTGTCCGGCGTGGGCTGCCACTACATGGCCGCCTGGATGGACCGCGACACGGGCGGCCTGACGCAGATGGGCGGCGAAGGCGTCGACTGGATCGGCCTGTCGCGCTATACCAAGATGCCGCACATCTTCCAGAACATGGGCGAAGGCACGTACTACCACTCCGGCTATCTGGCGATCCGCCAGGCGGTGGCCGCGCGCGCCAACATCACCTACAAGATCCTGTTCAACGACGCGGTCGCGATGACGGGCGGGCAGCCCGTGGACGGACCGATCTCGGTGCCGCAGATCTGCCAGCAACTGCGTGGCGAAAACGTGGCGCGCATCGTCGTCACCAGCGACGAGCCTGAGAAATACCAAGGCGTGGATCTGGGCCCCAACATCAAGGTGCATCATCGCCGCGAGCTGGACGCGGTGCAGCGCGAGCTGCGCGAGATTCCCGGCGTGACCGTGCTGATCCATGATCAAACCTGCGCCGCCGAGAAGCGCCGCCGCCGCAAGAAGAACCAGTTTCCCGACCCGGCACGCCGCATGCTGATCAACAGCGCCGTGTGCGAAGGCTGCGGCGACTGCGGCGTGCAATCGAACTGCCTGTCGGTGGTGCCGCTGGAAACGCCGTATGGCCGCAAGCGCGCCATCGACCAATCCAGCTGCAACAAGGACTATTCCTGCGCGGAAGGATTCTGCCCCAGCTTCGTGTCGGTCATGGGCGGCAAGCCACGCAAGAGCGCGGCGCCCAAGACCGATCAGGAACGCCTGCAACGCCTGATCGAACAGTTGCCGCAACCGGCCACGCCGTCGCTGGACCGCCCGTATCGGCTGCTGGTGGCGGGCATGGGCGGCACGGGCGTCATCACCATCGGCGCCATCGTGTCGATGGCCGCGCACCTGGAAGGCCTGTCTGCCGCGGTGCTGGACCTGACCGGCCTGGCGCAGAAAGGCGGCACGGTCGTCAGCCACATCCGGCTGGCGCCGGCGGGCGCGCCGGCAGGCCCCGTCCGGCTGGATTGGCAGCAGGCTGATGCCGCCATCCTGTGCGACCCGGTGGCCTCGGTGGCGCCGGATTCGCTGGGCGCGCTGCGTCGTGGGCATACCCAGGTCACGGTCAACACCTACGTTGCGCCGGTATCCGAATTCACCCGCAACCCCGACGCCGCCATGCGCCCCGAAGCGCTGCTGGCCAAGATCCGCCACGCCGCGGGCGATGCCAACACGGCCGCCATTGATGCGCATGAAGCCGCGCTGGCCTTGTTCGGCGACAGCATCCTGTCCAACATGTTCATGCTGGGCTATGCGTGGCAACGTGGCGGCGTGCCGCTGTCGCAAGCGGCCATCAACCGCGCCATCGAGCTGAACGGCGTGGCCATCGCGGCCAATCGCGCCGCCTTTGACAGCGGCCGCCTGGCCGCGCACCAGCCCGATGCGCTGGAAAGCGCCTTGCGTCCGCGCGCCCAGGTCGTGCAACTGCATGTGCCGGAAACGTTTGACCGCGCCGTGGCCCGCCGCATCGCGGACCTGACGGCCTACCAGGACGCCCGTTATGCGCGCGTCTACCAAGAGGTCATCGAAGCCGTCGCGGCGCGCGAGCGTGAATTGGCGCGCGACACCAAGACGCCGCGGCTGGCGATGGCGGTGGCGCGTGGCCTGTTCAAGCTGATGGCCTACAAGGACGAATACGAAGTGGCGCGCCTCTACACCGGCGACGCGTTCCAGGCGCAATTGAAGGGTCAGTTCGAAGGCGACTACAGCCTGCGCTTTCATATGGCCCCGCCGATCTTCGCGCGCAAGGACCCGCGCACCGGCGTGCCGCGCAAGATGACCCTGGGCCCGCGCACGATGACGGCACTGAAATTGCTGACGCGCATGAAGGGCCTGCGCGGCACCTGGTTCGATCCCTTCGGCCACACCGCCGAACGCAAGATGGAACGGGCGCTTGTCACCGAGTACCGCCAGACCATAGACCAACTTCTTGTAGGGTTGAGCCGGGACAACATCGCGCAAGCAGCTACAATCGCCGGCCTTGCAGAAACCATCCGCGGCTACGGCCACGTGAAGGCAGCAAGCGTCGAGAAGTACCGGACGCAATTGGGTCGATTGATGCAGAGCTATACAGCACCGGCCCCGCGCGACATGCCCCTGCGGAAAACCGCATAA
- a CDS encoding GNAT family N-acetyltransferase: MLRHALAPMFEPSSLVIVADRPLPAAGSLSPALKAKTTVVDCEPGAAPDLPVALEGLAAGARPDLALVCVSPAVLPETLRRLSALAPRSVILLPHPLPDPYPRGTWALCRAWAEENRCELLGPRSFGAQRPHAGLNFSQHPVLARAGRVALVAQSRSIMAAVMDWAEDVHIGFSTAVSLGDEAVVGLSKVLDYLASDPRTDSIVLYLEDVGPAREFMSALRAAASVKPVIVLKAGRSDADSADAIFDAALRRAGAVRVRYFVQLFSAVKVLGYTRRPKGRRVALISNGNGPPQLAMDLIGPDAAVLRADLAPATRRALEAMLEPDAACQNPVITYTPLTPERIRAILETVLDDTGVDGVLVLLAPDALADMPAVARELAQIAPTAKKPVVSCFMGDAGMRPLRRMLDDAGTPAFRTPESAADAFGVLASHHYNQQLLLQTQPQEPPSHVPDLTAARELIARVRADCRRELNTSEIRTLLGLFYVPLRDMPIDVASAEPESRPMAIQVWRDPQFGPVIRFGAGGPDAVLSVSDRGMDLPPLNGFLARQLIERSRLWRRVLAPRVGHMAAEALQQAVVLVSELVSELPDIESLDIDPLYAGETHLRAGGLRMTLTDTPGCETPQTSGYPHMAIHPYPTRLVHVRRFNDGIPWVLRPIRPEDGGALQEFIRGLSERSRYMRFVSMMRELTPRMVSRYTQVDYHRELALVAATQVPNPANRGHPREVIVGFAHYLRNPDGRGAEYALVIGDDWQRRGLGRQLMTALIDAAREQGLEYIDGLVLSTNRPMLALMTSLGFTNDADPEDPTMRRVWLNLA, translated from the coding sequence ATGTTGCGTCACGCGCTTGCCCCGATGTTCGAACCCAGTTCGCTGGTGATCGTTGCCGACCGGCCCTTGCCGGCGGCGGGCTCGCTGTCGCCCGCGCTCAAGGCAAAGACCACGGTGGTGGATTGCGAACCGGGCGCGGCGCCCGACCTGCCCGTGGCACTGGAAGGCCTGGCGGCGGGCGCGCGGCCCGATCTGGCCCTGGTTTGCGTGTCGCCGGCCGTGCTGCCCGAAACGCTGCGCCGCCTGTCCGCCTTGGCGCCGCGTTCGGTGATTCTGCTGCCGCACCCATTGCCGGATCCATATCCGCGTGGCACCTGGGCCTTGTGCCGGGCATGGGCGGAAGAAAACCGTTGCGAACTGCTGGGCCCGCGTTCCTTTGGCGCGCAGCGACCGCACGCGGGCCTGAACTTCAGTCAGCACCCGGTGCTGGCGCGCGCCGGGCGCGTGGCGCTGGTGGCGCAGTCGCGCTCCATCATGGCCGCCGTCATGGACTGGGCCGAAGACGTGCACATCGGCTTTTCCACGGCGGTGTCGCTGGGCGACGAGGCGGTGGTGGGGCTGTCGAAGGTGCTGGATTACCTGGCCAGCGACCCCCGCACTGACAGCATCGTGCTGTACCTGGAAGACGTGGGCCCGGCCCGCGAGTTCATGAGCGCCTTGCGCGCGGCGGCCAGCGTGAAGCCGGTCATCGTGCTCAAGGCCGGCCGGTCCGACGCCGACAGCGCCGACGCCATTTTCGACGCCGCCTTGCGCCGCGCGGGCGCCGTGCGCGTGCGCTACTTCGTGCAACTGTTCTCGGCCGTGAAGGTGCTGGGCTATACGCGCCGCCCCAAGGGCCGGCGCGTGGCGCTGATTTCCAACGGCAACGGGCCTCCGCAATTGGCGATGGACTTGATTGGCCCCGACGCCGCCGTGCTGCGCGCCGACCTTGCTCCCGCCACCCGCCGCGCGCTGGAGGCCATGCTGGAGCCGGACGCGGCCTGTCAGAACCCGGTCATCACCTACACGCCGCTGACGCCGGAGCGCATACGCGCCATTCTGGAAACGGTGCTGGACGACACGGGTGTGGACGGCGTGCTGGTGCTGCTGGCGCCCGATGCGCTGGCCGACATGCCGGCCGTTGCCCGCGAGCTGGCGCAGATTGCGCCCACGGCCAAGAAGCCGGTCGTCAGTTGTTTCATGGGTGACGCCGGCATGCGGCCCTTGCGGCGCATGCTGGACGACGCGGGCACGCCCGCCTTCCGCACCCCGGAATCGGCCGCCGATGCGTTTGGGGTGCTGGCCTCTCACCACTACAACCAGCAACTGCTGCTGCAGACGCAACCGCAGGAACCTCCCAGCCATGTGCCGGACCTGACCGCCGCGCGCGAGCTCATCGCACGCGTGCGTGCCGATTGTCGGCGCGAGCTGAACACGTCCGAAATCCGCACGCTGCTGGGCCTGTTCTATGTGCCGCTGCGCGACATGCCCATCGACGTGGCGTCGGCGGAACCCGAGTCCCGTCCGATGGCCATCCAGGTGTGGCGCGACCCCCAATTCGGCCCGGTCATCCGCTTTGGCGCGGGCGGCCCCGACGCGGTGCTGTCCGTGTCCGACCGTGGCATGGACCTGCCGCCGCTCAACGGCTTTCTGGCCCGCCAACTGATTGAACGCAGCCGGCTGTGGCGCCGCGTGCTGGCGCCGCGCGTCGGCCACATGGCGGCGGAAGCCTTGCAGCAGGCGGTGGTGCTGGTGTCTGAACTGGTGTCGGAACTGCCCGACATTGAATCGCTGGATATCGATCCGCTCTACGCTGGCGAAACGCATCTGCGCGCGGGTGGGCTGCGCATGACGCTGACCGATACGCCCGGCTGCGAAACGCCGCAGACCTCGGGCTACCCGCACATGGCGATCCACCCGTACCCGACGCGGCTGGTGCATGTGCGCCGCTTCAACGACGGCATTCCCTGGGTGCTGCGCCCGATTCGTCCGGAAGACGGGGGCGCGCTGCAGGAATTCATTCGCGGGCTGTCGGAGCGGTCGCGCTACATGCGCTTCGTGTCGATGATGCGCGAACTGACTCCGCGCATGGTGTCGCGCTACACGCAGGTGGACTATCACCGCGAACTGGCGCTGGTAGCGGCCACGCAGGTGCCCAACCCGGCCAACCGGGGGCATCCGCGCGAGGTGATCGTGGGCTTTGCCCACTACCTGCGCAATCCGGATGGGCGCGGCGCGGAGTACGCGCTGGTGATCGGCGACGACTGGCAGCGACGCGGCCTGGGCCGTCAGTTGATGACGGCGCTGATCGACGCCGCGCGCGAGCAGGGGCTGGAATACATCGATGGCCTGGTGCTGTCGACCAACCGGCCCATGCTGGCGCTGATGACGAGCCTGGGCTTCACGAATGACGCGGATCCGGAAGACCCGACGATGCGTCGCGTCTGGCTGAACCTGGCCTGA
- a CDS encoding Lrp/AsnC family transcriptional regulator codes for MDKTDIGILKALQEDGRASAQQLSDKVGLSAAPVWRRVKAMEASGVIQGYSAQVDRSKVGLGCMFAQISLERHSSNTVEHFERSVRDAPEILECYAVTGDSDFLLKILVESPEAYDRFLHRFLFNMPGIRQTRTIVALREIKHEQRLPL; via the coding sequence ATGGACAAGACCGATATCGGCATCCTCAAGGCCTTGCAGGAGGACGGCCGGGCTTCGGCGCAGCAGTTGTCCGACAAGGTAGGGCTATCGGCCGCACCGGTGTGGCGGCGGGTGAAGGCGATGGAAGCCAGCGGGGTCATCCAGGGCTATAGCGCCCAGGTGGACCGTAGCAAGGTGGGGCTGGGCTGCATGTTCGCGCAGATCAGCCTGGAGCGGCATTCCTCGAATACGGTCGAACACTTCGAGCGTTCGGTGCGCGACGCGCCCGAGATCCTGGAGTGCTATGCGGTGACCGGCGATTCCGACTTCCTGTTGAAGATCCTGGTGGAAAGCCCGGAAGCGTACGACCGTTTCCTGCACCGCTTCCTGTTCAACATGCCCGGCATTCGCCAGACGCGCACCATCGTGGCGCTGCGCGAGATCAAGCACGAACAGCGGCTGCCGCTGTAA